The genomic window GGCGACGCACCGGTCGGCCGGCCGGCCATCGTTTCCGACCAGACGAAAACCCTCAGCGTCCACCGCATCCGGGCGGTGTCCGGCGGTGCGATCCAGTTTGATTATCTGGACGGGTTGAGCCCGACCTACCAGCGGAAGCTCATTCCCGGGGACAGCGGCCATCCGTCGTTCATCTGGAAAAACAACGAGCTCCGCCTGCTGGAGACCCACACCGGCGGCGGTGCGGGGATCGGTCCCTTTTACGGCGATCCCGCCGTGCAAGCCGCGGTCCGAGCGGCCATGGCCGAGCTGGGCGACTAATTTCCACGGGCTTTTCTGACTCCCAGGCTCAGCACCCCCGCGACGATTCCCCAGAACGCGGAACCGATGCCACCGAAGGAAATGCCGGAAAGCACCACGAAAAAGCTGATCATCGAAGCCTCGCGGTACCGCTCCTCCGCCGTGGCCGCCGCAATGCCGTTCGCGATGGTGCCAAGCAACGCCAATCCGGCGACCGCCAGCACGAGTTCGTGCGGAAATGCCGCGAACAATCCGGCGATGGTCGCGCCGAAGACGCCCACCAACCCGTAGAAAAAGCCCGCGGACATCGCCGCGACATAGCGTTTTCCCGGTTCCGGGTGCGCCTCCGCGTTCATGCAGAAGGCCGCGGTGATGGCGGCGAGGTTCAGCGTGAATCCACCGAAGGGCGCGACCAGCAGATTCGCCACGCCGGACCAACCGATGATCCTCGAAACGGGCGGCTCGTAGCCGTTCGCCTTGAAGACGGCGATTCCCGGCAGGTTTTGCGAGGCCATGGTCACGAGGAAGAGCGGCAGAGCCACTCCCACCAGAGTGCGGAGGGAGAACTCCGGTGTCACCCACACGGGGCGTGTGATCTCCAGTGGAACCGCCGCGGCATTGAAGCGGTTTTGCAGGATGGCGATGCCGACGCCGAGCAGCAGGATCACCGGGACATTCCACCTCGGCCAGAAGTTCCTCCCCAGCAAACAGGCGGCGAACATCGGTAGAACCAGCCAGGGATTCGCCGGCGTGGCGATGAACGCATCCAGGGCGAATTTCGAAAGCACCCCGGCCAGCAGCGCCGATGCCAGCGGAAGTGGCAGCCGGTTCATGATTTTTTCAAATCCCCTGCTGAATCCCGCCACCGCGATCATCAGCGCACAGGCCAGGAAGGCTCCGGTCGCCTGGGGTAGCGTGAGGTGTCCGTCCGCCGCGGCACCCGCGATGACCGCGGCACCGGGAGTGGACCAGGCGATGAGGATGGGCAGCCGGTGGATATACGACAGGATGATGCTCGGCACCGCCATCCCGATGCCCAGCGCCCACAGCCACGACGCCGTCTGCCCGGGCGTGGCGTGGAGGTTCTGCGTCGCTTGGAAAATCACCGCCACCGAGCTGGTGAATCCCACCAGCACCGCCACGAACCCCGCCACCACGGCGGAGATGGAGAAATCCTTGAACATCTGCCCGCAAGCGTCCGCCAGACCGACGATCGAAACAAGGCGGATCAGTGAGCCGGACGGCTTGACCGCTCGATGGCGAGGCGGATGCCGGCGGCCTTGTGGAGGGTCTCCTCGTATTCCTTTTCAGGATCCGAGTCCGCGACGATGCCGGCACCCACTTGGTAGATGAGCTGCTCTCCGCTGCGGACCAGCGTGCGGATGGCGATGTTCAGCGAGCTCTCGCCATTGCGGCCGATCCAGCCGATCGCCCCGCAGTAAACTCCGCGGGGTGCGGCCTCGATCTCCTGGATGATCTCCATCGCCCGCTTTTTCGGGGCGCCTGTGATGCTCCCGCCCGGAAAGCACGCGGCGAGCGCGGCGAGCGTGTCGATTTCCGGACGCAGCGTGCCGGTCACCGTCGAGACGAGGTGATGGACCTGCGCCAGCGTTTCAAGCCGCAGCATTTCCGCAACCTCGACGCTGCCGAACTCGCAGACCTGGCCGAGATCGTTGCGCAGGAGATCCGTGATCATCACCAGTTCGGAGATTTCCTTGGCGGATGTTTGCAGTTCGTAGGCGGAGCGGCGGTCTTCGTCGGGATCCGGAAACCGGGGGCGCGTACCCTTGATGGGACGTGTTTCGATCCCCCTGCCGGAGATTTTCAGAAATGTCTCCGGCGACGAGCTGAGGATTTCCCTCCCGCCGAGATCAAGATACGCGGCCATCGGCGCGGGCGAGGCCTCGCGCAGAGTTTCGTAAAGTGGGAACAAATCACCCCGGACCGTGGCGGTGAACGCTTGAGAAAGATTCGCCTGATAAATGTGCCCTGCGGCGATCCATTCCTTGATGCGGGCGACTCCGCTGGTGAATTTCTCCCGGCTGCTGAGCGGGGTGAAGGCCGAGATCTCCGCAGGTCGGTTGCCCGCAACCGGCTCCAGGCGTGTCGAGAGCGTGCCGGTTTCCCGCCATGTTTGATCGTTGTGGTTGTAAACCAACATTTCAGGATAGTCGCCGAAGACGAAATCCCCTTCGTAGCCCACCCAGCCGCAAAGTCCGCCAGCGGGAAACCCTTGATCGCCGCCAGGCCTCGACCCTTGCGCAAGGGTTTTCCGGAGAATTTCCAGATCGCTCGAAAGATGGATGTTCCCTCGGAAAACCTGTGTCGGAGCCGCGGCGATGACCGAAATCGGTCGCGAACTCCCGGAAGGAAAATTCCCCGCCGTGTCAAAAAAGACCAATCCACCCAGATGTCGCAGGCGCCCCGCCACCTCCACGGGTGAAAGGCCATCCAGCCGGACCGGACTGGTTACGGTTCGCATCAAGGATTCCGCCATCGCGCGACGAAACAACGCCCGCCGCCACGCGGTGGCAAGCCGGAAGCCTAGAAAATGCTGATAAATCGGACTCTAGGATTGCCAAATCCCGATCCTCGACTAGGAATCTGCCCCCGGTCGAAACCGTCGCCCGCCAACCAGAAGCCACTTATCGTTATGAAGGACCTCAGCAAATACCGCAACATCGGGATTTTCGCCCACGTTGATGCGGGCAAAACCACCACCACGGAGCGCATTCTCAAGCTCACCGGCAAGATTCACAAGATCGGTGAGGTTCACGACGGCGCATCGACCATGGACTTCATGGAACAAGAGGCTGAGCGCGGTATCACCATCCAGTCCGCCGCCACCACCTGCTTCTGGAAGGACCACCAGTTCAACGTCATCGATACTCCCGGCCACGTTGACTTCACCATCGAGGTCTATCGTTCGCTCAAGGTTCTCGACGGCGGTGTGGGCGTGTTCTGCGGTTCCGGCGGTGTCGAGCCACAATCCGAAACCAACTGGCGCTACGCGAACGATTCCAAGGTTTCCCGCGTCATCTACGTGAACAAGCTGGACCGTATCGGTGCGGATTTCTACCGCGTCGTCGCCCAGGTGAAGAAGATCCTCGGCGCCACTCCGCTTGTCATGGTCCTGCCGATCGGCACGGAGTCCGATTTCGTTGGTGTTGTCGACCTTCTCACGATGAAGGCCCACATCTGGGATGACTCCGGCCAGCCTGAGAATTTCAAGATCGAGGAAATCCCCGCCGACCTCGTGGACAAGGCGAAGGAATACCGCGCCCAGCTCATCGAGACCGCCGTTGAACAGGACGACGCGATCATGGAAGCTTATCTCGAAGGCACCGAGCCGACCATCGAGCAAGTCAAGAAGTGCATCCGCAAGGGCACCATCGACCTCGCGTTCTTCCCGACCTACTGCGGTTCGTCGTTCAAGAACAAGGGCCTGCAACTCGTTCTCGACGCTGTCGTCGACTACCTTCCTTCCCCAACCGACGTGAAGCCACTCCCTGAAGTGGACGCCGAAGGTAACGAAACCGGCAACTTCGCCATCATCGACCCTGCCGCCCCGTTCCGTGGCCTGGCATTCAAGATCATGGACGACAAGTTCGGCGCGCTCACCTTCACCCGTATCTATTCGGGCACGATCAAGAAGGGCGACACCGTTCTCAACTCCTTCACCGGCAAGACCGAGCGCATCAGCCGTATGGTGGAAATGCACGCCGACGACCGTAAGGAAATCGATTCCGCACAAGCTGGCGACATCGTCGCGCTTGTCGGACTTAAGAACGTGCAGACCGGTCACACGCTTTGTGACGAGAAGAACCCGGCCACGCTTGAGCCGATGGTTTTCCCGGACCCCGTCATTTCCATCGCCGTCGCCGCCAAGGACAAGGCGAACGCCGAGAAACTCGCCAACGCCATCGGCAAGATGGTCCAGGAAGATCCTTCGTTCCGCGTCGAAACCGACGAGGAGACCAACGAAATGATCCTCAAGGGCATGGGCGAGCTCCACCTCGACATCAAGATCGACATCCTGAAGCGCACGCACAAGGTGGAGGTCACCGTCGGTGCTCCACAGGTCGCCTATCGCGAAACCATCACCAAGCCCGTCAACGACAGCTACACCCACAAGAAGCAGTCCGGTGGTTCCGGCCAGTTCGCGAAGATCGACTACACCATCGAGCCCGGCGAGCCAGGCACCGGCTTCATCTTCGAGTCGAAGGTCGTCGGCGGCAGCATCCCGAAAGAGTTCATCCCAGCCGTCGAAAAAGGCTTCAAGACCTGCGTCGACAAGGGACCTCTTGCGGGTTATCCTTGCTTGGACTTCAAGGTCACGCTCAACGAAGGTGGTTTCCACGCGGTTGACTCCAGCAACATCGCCTTCGAAATCGCCGCGAAAGCCGCGTATCGCCAGACGATGCCGAAGGCCGCCCCGCAGATCCTCGAGCCAATGATGAAACTCGACGTCTTCGCTCCCGAAGAAAAAGTCGGCGACGTCATCGGCGACCTCAACCGCCGCCGCGGCATGATCCAAGGCCAGGAGCCGACTCCGGGCGGCATCCGCGTCAAGGCCGAGGCTCCGCTGTCCGCCATGTTCGGCTACATCGGCGACCTCCGCACGATGACCTCCGGCCGCGGCCAGTTCTCCATGGAGTTCAGCCACTACGCGCCATGTCCGAAGAACGTCTCCGACGACGTCATCGCCAAGGCGAAGGCTCGTGAGGAAGCGCTCCGCAAGTAATCCGAGGCGGGCGGAAACGCCTGTCAGCGAATCAAACCAACCCGCCGTCCCGAAAGGGGCGGCGGGTTTTTCTCATCCTGTTGCGAAAGCAAATTGAGCGTTGCCTGCGAAGTGGAGGAACGAATAGATGTGGCTGATGAATTTTTGGAATTTCCTCGCGGTTTCGGGAAAATCGGCGAGCGAGCAGATCGGCCAGGCCACAGGTTCGGGGATCGTCGTGTTGATGCTGCTCGCGGGCATCCTGAAGTGCGTGTCGTTGCTGCGGCGTCCGACCGTCAGCAAGCCCTGCGTTCTGGCGCTGATGGTGTTGTTGTGCGGATGGACACTTTCCTGCGTGCAGGTGGGTTTGGAGGCTTTCGAGGTCGGGTCGAACCTCAGCCGGGTGCTTGTCGGCTTTGGACTGTGTGTTTGTTGGCTGGCGGCCCTGGTGCTGGGCATTGTCGGTCTGGCGCTGTATGACAGCACGCGCTTCCGGCAAGGCCGTGCCCAGGCGATCTGGGCCATTTCCCTTGCCTCGATCTTGCTTCTGGCGACCGCGGGGATTGTTGTTTCCGGCGCCCTCAAATCCGCTGACGACGGGTGGGAAGGGTTTCGCGAAGCGGGAGCGGTCGATACCGGAAACGTTCCGATCCGGAACACGGACTTCAATTTTTCCCTGACGCCGGCCAAGGGCTGGGTGCGGGTCAAGCCGGATGCCATCAACAAGCTTGCCTGCCTCGCCCTGCGCAAGTCCAACCCGGAGGTATTCAGCATGGTCATCGCCGAGAAGATCCCCTCGGCTCCTGATTTGGAACAACTGCGCGAGATCGTGAAGTCCAATCTCGCGATGAATGTGGAGGTGATCTCCCAGACGGAAGATACGGTGGTGACGCCGGAAGGCCTCACCTTCGCCCACCTCAGCACCCAAGCGCGGGTCCAGTCGGCGGTCTTCAATTACGAACACTGGATCACCACCCGGCGGGGATTCTCGTGGCAGATGGTGTCATGGAACAAGGGTGACAAGGCGGGTCTTGCGAGGGATGCGCGCTCCTTGATGGAAACCTTCCGCATTCTCGACCCTGCCCTCGACGCGGTTGGCAAGGGCACCGTGGCGGATGTGAAACGGCCGGAGCTCGGCTACCGGACCGGCCTGGATGGCCTGGGCTGGGCGCCATGGACGACCGGCGGGGTGAACGCGTTGGTGGACTTCCGGGCCTTGCGTGGAAACGAGGCATTGGTGGTGCTGCCCCTGCGGTTCGATGTGGATCCGCCCGACCTGGACGCCCTCACCCGTGGATTGTTGTCCGCCTTCCAGTTGGAAAAGTCTGGTGACGGAAATTCCGTAAAACCGTGGTCGCCGGGACATGGAGGAACCGGCCGGGAGATCCGGATGGAACGAACGGTCGATGGTGAGCAGTACCGCTACATCCTGCGTGTCGCAAGAGGACGGCGCGGCGCCCATCTGCTGGCCGGATGGGCTGCGGCTGGAAAGGGGGATCTCGATCTGGTCAGCCGCAGTCTTGATGCGATCACCCTCGGCGAGCCGGAAGGCGACGCCCCGCCGCTGGCACCCGACCAGAAGAAGGCGCTGGGATTGATCTTGAATGAAGCGGCGCTTTCCCTGGCGAACCGGAGCGAGCGGGAGGCCGCGGCAGCATGGTTTTGCAAGGCTTTTGAGGAGGGGGGAGACCCCACCGTGCTGGGCAATGCCGGCGATGCTTTCGAACGCCTGGGACAGGCGGTCAAGGGATGCGCGTTCCTCGCGCCTCATGTCGGGAAGTTTCCTGACAATCATTACGTCGCATTGCGCTACGCCCGCCTGCTGGCGTTGAACGGAGACATGAAGGAGGCTGAAGAGGCATTCCTGAAATTGGTGGAAAAGGGTCTGCGCGACGAAAACGACCTGTTGTCCTGGCTTCAGTTGCTCAACGGCCGCGGGCAGCATGTCCCGGCCTTGCGCTGTGTGGATGCCTGGCTCGTGAAAAATCCGAGCGTCAATGCCCGGCGCTGGCAGGCGCAGACACACAGCTCGGGGGGAGACGGCGCGAAAGCCATCGAGATGCTTGAAAAGCTTCGTGCCGAAAATCCGGATGACAAGAACGTGGGCCTCGATCTCGGAACCGAATACAATGAGGCTGGCGAAAACGCCAAGGCGGCGGCCATCGCGGAGAAGCTGTTGGACGGTGGCGACGAATCTTCCCGGGCGCTGTGCGTCCTCGGTTGGAGCCAGATGGGACGGCACTGGTATCGCGACGCGAAGGCATCTTTCGAGCGTGCCGCGAAACTGGCACCCGACGACACGTCCATCCAGGACTATATCCGCCGGGCTTCCGCCGCACTTGGCCAAGGGGACAACTCCGAAGTGAAGAACGAGATCCCGGCGGTGGAGATCCCCGCCGGAGTGGTGGCTGCGCTCGCTGCCAAACCTCCTGCGGCGGAATTCGGCGAGGGACATCCCTGCGCCTGGCTGCTGCGCGCCACCGGCTACCACTTCGAAAAAGGAAAGCCGCTCCGCCGGACCATCCATCGCCGTGTGAAGGTTTTGACGACGGAAGGCGCGGCTGACATGAGTTCGGTAACGGCGACGTTCGACCCCATCCACGAGCGGATCTTCATGAACCGTCTGGAGGTCAGGAATGCCGCCGGAGAAGTCCTGGCGAAGGCATCCGTCGATGACGCCTACGTAAAGGAGGGAGGGGACGAGGCCACCCATGAGAAGACACTTCACCTGCAGGTCGCGGCGGTCCAGCCGGGAACCACCGTCGAGTGGCAGATCACGATCGAGGATCGCAGCCCGTCGGATCGTTTCAGGTTCAACCGGCATTTGTTCGCCAGCGGATTTCCCTCCGCCGGAGAGGTGGTGTTCGTCACCGGGGATGTGTCTGCCGTGCGCTCCGAACTGACGAACGGAGGAAGCATCAGAACGATCCTCGACGACCGGCTGGCGGCATGGATTTGCGGGGAGATGCAGGCGGCCGAGTTCGAACCGTATTCCATCCCCGTCGAGCAACGTTGCCCGATGTTGTGGATCGGTGGGAGCGAAGGCTCCTGGGAGACAGTGGGAAGGGATTACCTCAAGGACCTTGATGACCGCCTGCGGGTGGACAAGACCCTGGAGGATCTCGCCCGGTCGCTCGTTAAGGAAAAGACTGGCGAGCGGGACAAGATCGCCGCCATCACCAGTTATGTCCAGAAGGAGATTTCGTACAAAGCCATCGAGTTCGGCATCCGCGGGCGGCGTCCCAACCCGGCGGATGAAACGCTCCGCTCGCGCTACGGCGACTGCAAGGATACCTCCGTGCTCGCCCACCTGTTGCTGCGGGCCGCGGGCGTGGAAAGCCACCTGGCCGTGGTGAACACGGATTGGGAGACACACCCGGATCTGCCGACCCTCGACCAGTTCAACCATATCGTGCTGCTGGTTCCGTCTCTCGGGAAAAACTGGCTTCTGGATCCCACCGACAAAACCCTCGATCTCGCGTCATTCCCCGCGGACAATCTCTGGCACAGCAGGGCGCTGGTGCTGGATCCCGCCGGTCCGAGGCTGATCGACCGTCCCGCCCCGGCGCCGAAGGGAAGCGCGGATGTCAGCAGCCGCCGCACGGTTATGGTTCGGAACGAAGACCTGCACCTGGAGGAGACTCTCGAATTGACGGGTTATTATGCTTCATGGATGCGGGGCTCGTTCACCGGTCTCAGTCCTGCGGAACAGACAAGGAAAGCGCAGGGGATTCTCGGGGAAGGAGCCGCGCAATTGCACGGGTTCCGGTTCGAAAATCTGGACCGGGTCGGAGAGCCGGCCCGGCTTGTGATGGATTATGATGTGAGAGAGGCCATCAGCACCGAGAACGGACGCTGTACGGCGGTGGTGCCCGCTCTTTGGGAGAGGGATTACCTCGCCACCAAGTTTGTGAAAGACCGGAAAACAGAGTTCGAGACTTTCTACCCCCTGCACTTCACAAGTGAGGTTACGGCGAAAATTCCGATGCCGCCGGAAAAGCAGGGCGTGGTTTCCTCTCCCAGGAACAAAAGTACGGACCATTGCGAGTGGAGCCTGAACACGGAGCCCGCCGGAGATGGAGTCAAGGTGACCTTCGATTTCGTCGCCCACCCAGGTCACCGGCCCGCGGCAAGCTACGGTGCCTTTCATGAGGCGTGGAGCTCCGCGGGGCGGGCGTGGGACAAACCGTTGGGTTGGGTCCCCCGGTAGTGGCTTCCATGGTCCCGCCCGCCGGGCGTTGTTGGATGGCTTCAAACTCCCGATGAACTTTTTCGAAGTATGGCAATTCACACGACAGCACCTAATACTCACTCCACGATGAAACGAATCACCTGCCTCTTGTCTCCGGCACGCGTGCTGCTCGGCGTTCTCGCAACCTGTTGCATGCCGCTTCAGGCGGAGCCGCCCACACCTGTGGCACCACCTGTGAAGAAACAGGAATTCCACGTCTACCTGCTCATGGGGCAGTCGAACATGTGTGGCCGGGATACCCGGGAACTCGCCGGACAAGTGGACAACCCGAAGGTCCTCGCGCTGGGTCCCGATGGGAAATGGGTGGTCGCCCGTGACCCCATGTTTCCGAAGGCGGGGCGCATCGAGCCGGGTGCGGGGCCGGGCATTCCCTTTGCCAGCCGGATGCTTGCCGCCGGCGGGAAGGCGGGCATCGGCCTCGTCCCTTGTGCGGTGGGTGGCACGAAGCTGGAGAGGTGGGTGAAAGGTGGCGATCTCTATCAGAACGCGCTCTCGCAGGCGAGGGTTGCCGCGAAGGATGGAATCATCAGCGGCGTGCTGTGGCATCAGGGCGAGTCGGATTCGGAAAAGATGGAAACCGCCGGAACATATGAAGCGCGGCTGAAACAGATGCTCACCGACCTGCGGGCAGACCTGAAGCAGCCGGAACTGCCCATCGTGGTCGGCCAGATCGGAGATTTCATGGACGAGAAGAAATTTCCCGGAGCGGAAACGGTGAGAAAAGCCATCCGGCGGATGCCGCAACTGTTGGAACATGTCGGCTACGCGGATTCCGCCAGACTCAAGGACAAGGGCGACAAGCTTCATTTCGACACAGATGGCTCGAAGCAACTCGGCGAGCGGTTCGCCAAGGCGATGTTGGAGCTGGAGAAAAAGTGAACCTGTCCGATAGGTGGGGCGGCGCTCCGGCGGGAGTTACATCGGTCGGCGCATGTCGTTGATCCCGGTGGGGGATTGTTACTTCGATTGCGGTAGAGAGAGATCGGAAGGAGCCGGGGTATTCTCCAGTCGATGTTCCATCCGCCGACATGCCCATGATC from Luteolibacter yonseiensis includes these protein-coding regions:
- a CDS encoding benzoate/H(+) symporter BenE family transporter, which translates into the protein MFKDFSISAVVAGFVAVLVGFTSSVAVIFQATQNLHATPGQTASWLWALGIGMAVPSIILSYIHRLPILIAWSTPGAAVIAGAAADGHLTLPQATGAFLACALMIAVAGFSRGFEKIMNRLPLPLASALLAGVLSKFALDAFIATPANPWLVLPMFAACLLGRNFWPRWNVPVILLLGVGIAILQNRFNAAAVPLEITRPVWVTPEFSLRTLVGVALPLFLVTMASQNLPGIAVFKANGYEPPVSRIIGWSGVANLLVAPFGGFTLNLAAITAAFCMNAEAHPEPGKRYVAAMSAGFFYGLVGVFGATIAGLFAAFPHELVLAVAGLALLGTIANGIAAATAEERYREASMISFFVVLSGISFGGIGSAFWGIVAGVLSLGVRKARGN
- the pabB gene encoding aminodeoxychorismate synthase component I; this translates as MRTVTSPVRLDGLSPVEVAGRLRHLGGLVFFDTAGNFPSGSSRPISVIAAAPTQVFRGNIHLSSDLEILRKTLAQGSRPGGDQGFPAGGLCGWVGYEGDFVFGDYPEMLVYNHNDQTWRETGTLSTRLEPVAGNRPAEISAFTPLSSREKFTSGVARIKEWIAAGHIYQANLSQAFTATVRGDLFPLYETLREASPAPMAAYLDLGGREILSSSPETFLKISGRGIETRPIKGTRPRFPDPDEDRRSAYELQTSAKEISELVMITDLLRNDLGQVCEFGSVEVAEMLRLETLAQVHHLVSTVTGTLRPEIDTLAALAACFPGGSITGAPKKRAMEIIQEIEAAPRGVYCGAIGWIGRNGESSLNIAIRTLVRSGEQLIYQVGAGIVADSDPEKEYEETLHKAAGIRLAIERSSRPAH
- the fusA gene encoding elongation factor G, with translation MKDLSKYRNIGIFAHVDAGKTTTTERILKLTGKIHKIGEVHDGASTMDFMEQEAERGITIQSAATTCFWKDHQFNVIDTPGHVDFTIEVYRSLKVLDGGVGVFCGSGGVEPQSETNWRYANDSKVSRVIYVNKLDRIGADFYRVVAQVKKILGATPLVMVLPIGTESDFVGVVDLLTMKAHIWDDSGQPENFKIEEIPADLVDKAKEYRAQLIETAVEQDDAIMEAYLEGTEPTIEQVKKCIRKGTIDLAFFPTYCGSSFKNKGLQLVLDAVVDYLPSPTDVKPLPEVDAEGNETGNFAIIDPAAPFRGLAFKIMDDKFGALTFTRIYSGTIKKGDTVLNSFTGKTERISRMVEMHADDRKEIDSAQAGDIVALVGLKNVQTGHTLCDEKNPATLEPMVFPDPVISIAVAAKDKANAEKLANAIGKMVQEDPSFRVETDEETNEMILKGMGELHLDIKIDILKRTHKVEVTVGAPQVAYRETITKPVNDSYTHKKQSGGSGQFAKIDYTIEPGEPGTGFIFESKVVGGSIPKEFIPAVEKGFKTCVDKGPLAGYPCLDFKVTLNEGGFHAVDSSNIAFEIAAKAAYRQTMPKAAPQILEPMMKLDVFAPEEKVGDVIGDLNRRRGMIQGQEPTPGGIRVKAEAPLSAMFGYIGDLRTMTSGRGQFSMEFSHYAPCPKNVSDDVIAKAKAREEALRK
- a CDS encoding DUF3857 domain-containing protein; translated protein: MNFWNFLAVSGKSASEQIGQATGSGIVVLMLLAGILKCVSLLRRPTVSKPCVLALMVLLCGWTLSCVQVGLEAFEVGSNLSRVLVGFGLCVCWLAALVLGIVGLALYDSTRFRQGRAQAIWAISLASILLLATAGIVVSGALKSADDGWEGFREAGAVDTGNVPIRNTDFNFSLTPAKGWVRVKPDAINKLACLALRKSNPEVFSMVIAEKIPSAPDLEQLREIVKSNLAMNVEVISQTEDTVVTPEGLTFAHLSTQARVQSAVFNYEHWITTRRGFSWQMVSWNKGDKAGLARDARSLMETFRILDPALDAVGKGTVADVKRPELGYRTGLDGLGWAPWTTGGVNALVDFRALRGNEALVVLPLRFDVDPPDLDALTRGLLSAFQLEKSGDGNSVKPWSPGHGGTGREIRMERTVDGEQYRYILRVARGRRGAHLLAGWAAAGKGDLDLVSRSLDAITLGEPEGDAPPLAPDQKKALGLILNEAALSLANRSEREAAAAWFCKAFEEGGDPTVLGNAGDAFERLGQAVKGCAFLAPHVGKFPDNHYVALRYARLLALNGDMKEAEEAFLKLVEKGLRDENDLLSWLQLLNGRGQHVPALRCVDAWLVKNPSVNARRWQAQTHSSGGDGAKAIEMLEKLRAENPDDKNVGLDLGTEYNEAGENAKAAAIAEKLLDGGDESSRALCVLGWSQMGRHWYRDAKASFERAAKLAPDDTSIQDYIRRASAALGQGDNSEVKNEIPAVEIPAGVVAALAAKPPAAEFGEGHPCAWLLRATGYHFEKGKPLRRTIHRRVKVLTTEGAADMSSVTATFDPIHERIFMNRLEVRNAAGEVLAKASVDDAYVKEGGDEATHEKTLHLQVAAVQPGTTVEWQITIEDRSPSDRFRFNRHLFASGFPSAGEVVFVTGDVSAVRSELTNGGSIRTILDDRLAAWICGEMQAAEFEPYSIPVEQRCPMLWIGGSEGSWETVGRDYLKDLDDRLRVDKTLEDLARSLVKEKTGERDKIAAITSYVQKEISYKAIEFGIRGRRPNPADETLRSRYGDCKDTSVLAHLLLRAAGVESHLAVVNTDWETHPDLPTLDQFNHIVLLVPSLGKNWLLDPTDKTLDLASFPADNLWHSRALVLDPAGPRLIDRPAPAPKGSADVSSRRTVMVRNEDLHLEETLELTGYYASWMRGSFTGLSPAEQTRKAQGILGEGAAQLHGFRFENLDRVGEPARLVMDYDVREAISTENGRCTAVVPALWERDYLATKFVKDRKTEFETFYPLHFTSEVTAKIPMPPEKQGVVSSPRNKSTDHCEWSLNTEPAGDGVKVTFDFVAHPGHRPAASYGAFHEAWSSAGRAWDKPLGWVPR
- a CDS encoding sialate O-acetylesterase, encoding MKRITCLLSPARVLLGVLATCCMPLQAEPPTPVAPPVKKQEFHVYLLMGQSNMCGRDTRELAGQVDNPKVLALGPDGKWVVARDPMFPKAGRIEPGAGPGIPFASRMLAAGGKAGIGLVPCAVGGTKLERWVKGGDLYQNALSQARVAAKDGIISGVLWHQGESDSEKMETAGTYEARLKQMLTDLRADLKQPELPIVVGQIGDFMDEKKFPGAETVRKAIRRMPQLLEHVGYADSARLKDKGDKLHFDTDGSKQLGERFAKAMLELEKK